The proteins below come from a single Metarhizium brunneum chromosome 1, complete sequence genomic window:
- the cgs2 gene encoding 3',5'-cyclic-nucleotide phosphodiesterase — translation MGEVADPALQVIVLGSGGGPQESNITAFLVRSVAEKWSKGSIIAVDAGVHLSAITRLLQESYPSTPPTNLPFTLSTGAFAGLELPYASAAANAAHVTRSLVDTYLITHPHLDHISGFVVNTAGLPGTRPKKLAGLPSTIQAFKNHIFNNVIWPNLSDENNGAGLLTYLRLVEGGSPALGDGEGKGYMEVCDGLLVKTWSVSHGHCIERHPHRGSASSVSTRFGSHDASSQTPRRDIHYHTAMQPTPKATGLLSQAAFSAVSSTQFAASNEQEKICVYDSSAYFIRDQSHRREVLIFGDVEPDSISLSPRNLYVWQEAAPRIVSGILAAIFIECSYDDSQSNDRLFGHLKPGFLMEELRVLANEVEVAQKLGTFDSKKRKRSSMDEIMNQRRNPFGKPGFMYDDSVSPKSIKPTVPKQEATPDHADTPHLATPTDELSLHDFGPMDPILEKKPLEGLKVIIIHVKERLEDGPQVGDTILQQLQDYEKEMNLGCEFIMSKSGMSLYF, via the exons ATGGGAGAGGTCGCGGATCCTGCATTGCAGGTCATTGTTCTA GGTTCTGGAGGAGGACCGCAAGAATCCAACATCACAGCATTTCTGGTACGATCCGTCGCCGAGAAATGGTCTAAAGGATCCATCATCGCCGTTGACGCTGGCGTCCATCTCTCTGCCATCACCCGTCTGCTACAAGAATCTTACCCCTCAACACCACCTACCAACTTACCTTTCACATTAAGTACTGGAGCATTTGCTGGACTGGAATTACCATACGCATCCGCGGCCGCTAATGCGGCTCATGTCACGAGATCCTTGGTCGACACATATCTCATTACCCATCCTCATCTCGACCACATCTCTGGGTTTGTTGTTAATACGGCTGGTCTGCCGGGGACTCGCCCCAAGAAGCTTGCTGGATTACCCAGTACTATCCAAGCGTTCAAGAACCACATCTTCAATAACGTTATCTGGCCTAATTTAAGTGACGAGAATAATGGTGCCGGCCTGCTCACCTACTTGAGGCTTGTTGAGGGTGGCAGCCCAGCTCTCGGAGATGGTGAAGGAAAGGGGTATATGGAAGTGTGCGACGGTCTGTTAGTTAAGACCTGGAGTGTCAGTCACGGCCACTGTATTGAGAGACATCCTCATAGGGGCTCCGCCTCTAGTGTGTCGACGCGTTTTGGCAGTCATGATGCTTCGTCGCAAACACCCAGAAGAGATATTCACTACCACACGGCAATGCAACCTACGCCCAAGGCTACTGGTTTGCTCAGCCAGGCTGCATTTTCGGCGGTGTCATCGACGCAGTTTGCTGCCAGCAATGAGCAGGAAAAAATCTGCGTCTATGACTCGAGcgcttattttataagagATCAGTCACATCGCCGCGAGGTGCTCATTTTTGGAGATGTTGAACCTGATAGTATCTCCCTCAGTCCGCGGAACCTGTACGTTTGGCAAGAAGCTGCTCCCAGAATTGTCTCTGGCATACTGGCCGCAATCTTTATTGAATGTTCATACGACGATTCTCAAAGCAATGACCGACTATTTGGACACTTGAAGCCGGGCTTTCTAATGGAAGAATTACGGGTGCTAGCGAATGAGGTTGAAGTTGCGCAGAAGCTTGGGACCTTTGATTccaaaaaaaggaaacgtTCAAGCATGGATGAAATCATGAACCAGCGGCGGAATCCTTTCGGCAAACCGGGCTTTATGTATGATGACTCTGTATCACCGAAGTCGATCAAGCCAACGGTACCGAAACAGGAGGCAACACCGGACCATGCTGATACACCGCATCTGGCGACACCTACCGATGAACTGTCCCTGCATGATTTTGGGCCAATGGATCCTATTCTCGAGAAAAAGCCGCTTGAGGGCCTCAAGGTGATCATCATTCACGTCAAGGAGCGACTGGAAGACGGACCACAGGTGGGAGATACCATATTGCAGCAATTACAGGACTATGAGAAGGAAATGAATCTTGGGTGTGAATTCATAATGTCCAAATCGGGAATGAGTCTGTACTTTTAG
- the trz1 gene encoding Ribonuclease Z 1 translates to MTTTVEVATVPSTDTPGTCIYLHHDKRSYIFGQVAEGTQRAFGSRKIHMGGTEHVFLSGSIGWNQMGGLIGYLLSVGGAIDAAKEHTVTENVKRKAKGQKLLTPAIHGGIGVHGGDNLCHILAACRPVIFRQPISVRPHEFREDPRSIDPTKTEPDWVDDAVRVWKVPAKRARSSSPPKRRHEEISNGNGGQSQDQTSKRRSAISDPEVAGMIVERIMFSGSLNNRSVLLPRKIRDLKPTDKAVIINGKTMRVYRGPFASDDVELSNPDLTAWVFPDPGDNAGDGKNEDVLAINHFPLPKTAYGDTSMSYIVKCHDRRGKFNAVVAKEHGVQPRDFKLLTAGQSVEGKDGKVVTPDMVLGERQPGKGIIIADIASPDFLESFLERPEWESPEMMEHICVIYWILGSDLTSDARIKKFIEKRPHIKHIFCSQDTCPNMITHPGAAEIQTKLRRIDPERFPLPKFDNTIKHPALPAGSPIEFGRSGKKFQLMPRLTFDDQAMAPFPDLLGAAKSVDEELITLAEEAKAEATNAEFLARVEETEKDIPNRDAEIIPLGTGSSVPSKHRNVSATLIRVPGIGNYLLDCGEGTLGQIRRAFDAEETADVLRNLKCIVISHVHADHHMGTASLIKAWYEQSIRDGTSTTLAISCIGRYRNMLEELSQVEDLGFHRLRFPSCPFPNGKDRDMTTAEDLGEENFGLASIKRIPVPHCWRSYGTQLELTSGLRIAYSGDCRPSSAFAQGCKGAHLLVHECTFGDDKQDHAKAKKHSTMAEALSVAREMEARRTLLTHFSQRYSKADSLKRDRVHGEEHSVLLAFDLMRVKLGDFQKAACYVPAVQKLMEKLAD, encoded by the coding sequence ATGACTACCACGGTCGAGGTTGCGACAGTTCCGTCGACTGATACTCCAGGAACCTGCATCTACCTCCACCATGACAAGAGATCGTACATCTTCGGCCAGGTGGCTGAAGGCACACAGCGAGCCTTTGGGAGTCGAAAGATTCACATGGGAGGTACAGAGCACGTCTTTCTCAGCGGAAGCATTGGCTGGAACCAAATGGGTGGTCTGATAGGATATCTGCTCAGTGTTGGTGGCGCAATCGATGCAGCAAAGGAGCATACGGTCACCGAAAATGTCAAGAGGAAAGCAAAAGGGCAGAAGTTGCTAACACCTGCAATTCACGGAGGCATTGGTGTTCATGGAGGAGACAATCTTTGCCACATATTGGCAGCCTGTCGACCAGTCATCTTTCGACAACCCATCAGTGTACGGCCTCACGAATTTCGGGAAGATCCTCGAAGCATCGACCCTACCAAGACGGAACCTGACTGGGTGGATGACGCTGTTCGGGTGTGGAAAGTGCCTGCAAAGAGGGCTCGGTCGAGTAGTCCTCCGAAACGGCGTCACGAAGAAATTTCAAACGGCAATGGTGGGCAATCACAAGACCAAACGTCGAAACGGCGATCAGCGATTTCCGACCCAGAAGTTGCCGGTATGATTGTGGAGCGGATCATGTTTAGCGGCAGCCTCAACAACAGGTCAGTCTTGCTACCTCGGAAAATTCGCGATTTAAAGCCTACAGACAAAGCggtcatcatcaacggcaagacCATGAGAGTCTACCGGGGACCATTCGCTTCAGATGACGTCGAGCTCTCAAATCCAGACCTCACTGCCTGGGTGTTCCCCGACCCTGGTGACAACGCTGGGGACGGAAAGAATGAAGACGTCCTGGCCATCAATCACTTTCCTCTCCCCAAAACCGCCTATGGGGACACTTCGATGTCTTATATCGTCAAGTGCCATGATCGAAGGGGTAAATTTAATGCCGTTGTTGCAAAGGAACATGGTGTGCAGCCCCGAGACTTCAAGCTGCTAACCGCTGGGCAGTCGGTAGAAGGAAAGGATGGTAAGGTGGTTACGCCTGATATGGTCCTAGGGGAGCGTCAGCCTGGAAAGGGTATCATCATTGCGGACATTGCCTCACCGGACTTCCTCGAGTCATTCTTAGAGCGGCCAGAGTGGGAATCTCCAGAGATGATGGAGCATATCTGCGTCATATACTGGATTTTGGGTAGTGACTTGACCTCTGATGCCCGGATCAAGAAGTTCATTGAGAAGCGCCCTCACATCAAGCACATTTTTTGCTCACAGGATACATGTCCCAACATGATTACGCATCCTGGTGCTGCCGAAATCCAAACCAAGCTACGAAGGATTGACCCCGAACGCTTCCCCCTGCCAAAGTTTGACAACACCATCAAGCATCCCGCCCTGCCTGCCGGGTCACCCATTGAGTTTGGCCGCTCAGGCAAAAAGTTCCAACTCATGCCTCGCCTCACCTTTGACGACCAGGCAATGGCCCCATTCCCAGACTTGCTAGGTGCCGCAAAGTCGGTAGATGAAGAGCTGATAACGCTAGCCGAGGAAGCCAAAGCCGAGGCAACAAATGCCGAATTCCTAGCCCGAGTCGAAGAAACAGAAAAGGACATTCCCAACAGAGATGCTGAAATCATCCCATTGGGAACCGGCTCGTCTGTGCCCAGCAAACACCGCAACGTCTCAGCAACGCTTATTCGAGTTCCCGGTATAGGAAACTACCTCCTTGACTGTGGTGAGGGCACCCTAGGCCAAATTCGCCGAGCCTTTGACGCCGAGGAAACAGCCGATGTCCTCCGTAACCTCAAATGCATCGTCATCAGCCACGTCCATGCCGACCACCATATGGGGACCGCATCGCTCATCAAAGCCTGGTATGAGCAGTCCATCCGCGacggcaccagcaccacacTCGCCATCTCCTGCATTGGGCGCTATCGCAACATGCTCGAAGAACTATCCCAGGTCGAGGACCTAGGCTTTCACCGCCTCCGCTTCCCTAGCTGTCCCTTCCCGAACGGCAAGGACCGCGACATGACCACTGCAGAAGACCTCGGCGAGGAAAACTTTGGCCTCGCATCCATCAAGCGCATCCCTGTCCCTCACTGCTGGCGCTCGTACGGCACGCAGCTCGAACTAACGTCTGGTCTGCGCATAGCATACTCGGGCGACTGCAGGCCCTCGAGCGCCTTTGCTCAGGGCTGCAAGGGAGCCCACCTGCTCGTTCACGAGTGCACATTCGGCGACGATAAACAGGATcacgccaaggccaagaagcactCCACCATGGCAGAGGCGCTTTCTGTGGCGCGAGAGATGGAAGCCCGGAGAACACTGCTGACGCATTTTTCGCAACGGTACTCCAAGGCAGATTCGTTGAAGCGCGACCGGGTACATGGCGAAGAGCATAGCGTCTTGCTGGCGTTTGACTTGATGAGAGTCAAGTTGGGGGATTTCCAAAAGGCAGCGTGCTACGTCCCTGCCGTGCAGAAGTTGATGGAGAAACTGGCGGATTAG
- the FSF1 gene encoding Sideroflexin FSF1, which yields MSASLPGSRDLPVSQYDLATYLGRVKHAVGLTDPSTLLAGTSGLERAKQLVTDYKTGKIASMTPELWHAKKVVDSTLHPDTGEPVFLPFRMSSFVITNLIVTAGMLQPGLQTPGIIAWQVANQSLNVAINSANANKSSPMSAATLAKSYAVAVSASCSVALGLNALVPRLRVAPATRNILSRLVPFAAVATAGALNAYLMRRGEIAAGIDVRPVLSADQKRGLQEQGLSERDVPSLGRSRRAARLAVYETAASRVFNSSPIMIIPPMVLYHVQTRQAWYRNLMEGAYVSSRPRLAAGIPIGLNLVLIAATSFAVLPLALAVFPQQQEISADSLEDEFRGKGGLNGKVWFNRGL from the exons ATGTCGGCCTCATTACCTGGCTCCAGGGACCTGCCGGTTTCGCAATATGATTTGGCCACGTATCTCGGCCGGGTGAAGCACGCGGTGGGCTTGACAGATCCGAG caccctcctcgccggcacGAGCGGCCTGGAGCGCGCGAAGCAGCTCGTCACAGACTACAAGACGGGCAAGATTGCGAGCATGACGCCCGAGCTGTGGCACGCCAAAAAGGTGGTCGACTCGACGCTTCACCCTG ACACGGGCGAGCCCGTCTTCCTCCCCTTCCGCATGTCCTCGTTCGTCATCACCAACCTCATCGTCACGGCGGGCATGCTCCAGCCGGGCCTCCAGACGCCCGGCATCATCGCGTGGCAAGTCGCCAACCAGTCGCTCAACGTGGccatcaactcggccaacgccaacaagtcgtcgcccatgtcggccgccacgctggccaagtcgtacgccgtcgccgtgtcgGCCTCGTGCtccgtcgccctcggcctcaACGCCCTCGTGCCCCGGCTCCGCGTCGCCCCGGCCACGCGCAACATCCTCAGCCGCCTGGTGCcctttgccgccgtcgccaccgCCGGCGCCCTCAACGCGTACCTCATGCGCCGCGGCGAAATCGCCGCGGGCATCGACGTGCGGCCCGTCCTGTCCGCCGACCAGAAGAGGGGGCTGCAGGAGCAGGGCTTGTCGGAGCGCGACGTGCCGAGCCTGGGGCGCAGCCGGCGCGCCGCCCGGCTGGCCGTCTACGAGACCGCCGCCAGCAGGGTCTTCAACAGCTCGCCCATCATGATTATCCCCCCGATGGTGCTGTACCACGTGCAGACTAGGCAGGCGTGGTATAGGAACCTGATGGAGGGCGCGTACGTCAGCTCGCGGCCGAGGCTGGCCGCCGGTATTCCTATTGGCCTCAACCTGGTGCTCATTGCGGCCACGTCGTTTGCCgtgctgccgctggcgctggccgtcttcccgcagcagcaggagaTTTCGGCCGATAGCTTGGAGGACGAGTTCAGGGGAAAGGGGGGCCTGAACGGCAAGGTGTGGTTCAATAGGGGGCTTTAG
- the vlmA_2 gene encoding Fatty acid hydroxylase vlmA, whose translation METQRNPKDSMRSTWRRSPRSEWTIYHRLIDRLDVHHVFLDRPVPVHSKDDPVPYLPDWQMHRWILIHAVIPLAIHHAFVYFTGRNLSVIGAFALYHVFLTFNSVREIQILRRLGHIHGFLDGDKHERDGVPDVNVKKVFMSLLSASNVRPMLVIILAYRKNQLPSSISWTWLPVEIALYGLAVDFWFYWYHRLMHDMGSLWQFHRTHHLTKHPNPLLSLYADGVQEIFDMIVIPLLAFYTIKHVFGLPMGFYELWMCHQYLIFTEVLGHSGLRIYATAPTPLSWLYKWLDVEGIIEDHDLHHRRGWKSSFNYGKHSRVWDTIWGTVTDRVECKAGNIDYVNTASFPMW comes from the coding sequence ATGGAAACTCAACGCAACCCCAAAGACTCTATGAGGTCTACTTGGCGGCGCTCGCCTCGCTCGGAGTGGACCATCTACCATCGTCTCATAGACCGTCTTGACGTTCATCACGTCTTTCTCGATAGGCCTGTACCCGTGCACTCAAAAGATGACCCGGTGCCATATTTGCCGGACTGGCAGATGCACAGATGGATCCTGATCCATGCCGTTATCCCGTTGGCTATCCACCACGCCTTTGTTTACTTCACAGGACGCAATCTCAGTGTCATCGGTGCATTTGCTTTATACCATGTCTTCCTCACATTTAATAGTGTCCGCGAGATACAAATTCTGCGCAGACTAGGCCATATTCACGGCTTCCTTGATGGAGACAAGCACGAGCGAGACGGTGTGCCAGACGTTAACGTCAAAAAGGTCTTCATGTCACTCCTCTCAGCAAGCAACGTTCGCCCGATGCTAGTCATTATTCTCGCGTACAGAAAAAACCAGCTTCCCTCCTCCATAAGCTGGACGTGGCTCCCGGTCGAGATTGCACTATacggcctggccgtcgacTTCTGGTTTTATTGGTATCATAGACTGATGCATGATATGGGCAGCCTGTGGCAGTTCCATCGCACTCACCATCTGACGAAACACCCAAACCCTTTACTGTCTCTGTACGCGGACGGCGTCCAGGAAATCTTTGACATGATTGTCATTCCATTGTTGGCATTCTACACCATCAAGCATGTGTTTGGGCTTCCCATGGGCTTTTACGAGTTGTGGATGTGTCATCAGTACTTGATCTTCACTGAGGTCTTGGGACATAGCGGACTGAGAATCTATGCGACCGCGCCGACGCCACTGAGCTGGTTGTACAAATGGCTTGATGTAGAGGGTATTATTGAGGATCATGACTTGCATCACCGAAGGGGCTGGAAGAGCAGTTTCAATTACGGCAAGCATTCGCGTGTGTGGGACACTATTTGGGGCACAGTGACGGATCGGGTTGAGTGCAAGGCGGGAAACATTGACTATGTCAATACAGCCTCGTTTCCGATGTGGTGA